Proteins from one Halopseudomonas pelagia genomic window:
- the flgH gene encoding flagellar basal body L-ring protein FlgH: protein MKTLRCSVLLCVLALLTACVQVPPRPDDPAYAPVLPRTPIPQALNNGAIYQAGFNQNLFDDRKAHRVGDIITITLQERMAASKSADNEISKNSSTQIANPTLFGNVVGAKGLSLGVDMGGERSFAGDSEANQTNSLTGSITVTVAEVLPNGILRVRGEKWITLNNGNELIRISGLVRSDDVATDNTVPSTRVADARIAYSGTGAFANASQPGWLSQFFLSPLWPF, encoded by the coding sequence ATGAAAACGCTGCGTTGCTCTGTGCTGCTTTGCGTTCTGGCGTTGTTGACCGCGTGCGTTCAGGTGCCCCCGCGTCCTGATGACCCGGCTTACGCGCCGGTGTTGCCGCGCACGCCAATTCCGCAGGCATTGAATAATGGTGCTATCTACCAGGCCGGCTTTAACCAGAACCTGTTCGATGACCGCAAGGCTCACCGGGTAGGTGACATCATTACCATCACGTTGCAGGAGCGCATGGCCGCAAGCAAAAGTGCCGACAATGAGATCAGCAAGAACAGCTCTACGCAGATTGCCAACCCGACCCTGTTCGGTAATGTCGTCGGTGCCAAGGGCTTGAGTCTGGGCGTCGACATGGGTGGAGAGCGCAGTTTCGCTGGTGACTCTGAAGCCAACCAGACTAATAGTCTGACTGGTTCGATCACTGTGACCGTGGCCGAAGTATTGCCCAATGGCATCTTGCGCGTTCGCGGCGAGAAGTGGATTACGCTGAATAATGGTAATGAACTGATCCGTATTTCCGGCCTGGTACGCAGCGACGACGTGGCTACCGATAACACCGTTCCATCAACCCGTGTAGCCGATGCACGCATCGCTTATTCGGGTACTGGCGCCTTCGCCAACGCCAGTCA